From the genome of Deltaproteobacteria bacterium:
CATGGTGGAGCGCGGCGTCAATCGATTTTCCCGGCTCCGCCGCGTCGCCCTCTGGCCGACCGCGACGCGCGCGTGTAGGATGCGACCGCGTGTTTTCGCGAAAATTCGGGAGTGCGTGATGAGGAATTTTTCGCCGCGTCGCTGGTGCGCGGCCGTGATGATCGTGCTCGTGTTCGCGTCGCTCGCGGCGGCGGCCAAGCCCAAGGCCAAGGCCAAGGCCAAGCCTGCGGACAAGGGTCCCGCGGCGGCGAGCGCCACCACGGTCGAGGGCGTGCTGGGGAGCGCCGAGCTGGCCGGGGCGAAGGTCGGCATTGTCGTGCAGAGCCTGGCCGATGGACGCGTGCTGCTCTCGAAAAACCCGGACCAGCCGCTCATCCCCGCGTCCACCAACAAGGTGGTCACGGGAGCCGCGGCGCTCGATGTGCTGGGCCCCAAATACCAGTTCAAGACCGAGATCTACATCGACGGCAAGATGTCCGCCGACGGCACGGTGAACGGAAACATCTACGTGAAGGGCACGGGCGATCCCTCGACCACCATCGAAGAGACGTGGCTGATCGCGCACCGCGTGTGGGGCCACGGCGTGCGCGCGGTGACCGGCGACGTCATCGCCGACGACTCGCGATTCTCGCCCGAGCGCTGGTACGGCCGCGACGTGTGGAACTACGCGAGCCCGGCCTCGTACACGCAGCCCATGGGCGCGCTCGCCTTCAACTACAACACCGTGCAGGCGCACGTGGCCCCCGCGTCGGACGAGGGCGCGAAGGCGCACGTCACGCTGGAGCCCGACAACAGCTACTACCAACTCGACAATCAGGTGACGACCTGCGCCAAGTGCAAGTCGGTGCTGTCGATGCGCGTCGAGGGGCGCACCGCGACGGTGACCGGCCAGATCGCGGCGGGCGCGGAACCATGGACGACGTTCCAACCGGTCGGCGAGCCCGCGGAGTTCGCCGCCGCCGCCTTCAAGTCGCTCATCGAAAAAGAAGGCGTGAAGGTGGCGGGCGCGGCGCGGCGCGGCGAGGTCCCCGCCGGGGCGCGAGTGCTGTTCCGCCACGAGAGCCGCGACCTGTCGCTCATCGTGCGTTACATGATGCGCTGGTCGAACAACTTCGCGGCGGAACAGCTCTTCAAGGCCGTCGGCGCGCACGCGTCGGGCGCGCAGGGTTCGCGCGAAACGGGCGCGGCGGCGGTCGAGGAATTCATGACGCGTAACGGCCTGTGGCGCGAGGGTGTGGTGATCGCCGACGGCTCGGGCCTGTCCAAGCTCAATCGTCAGACGCCGTCGTCGCTCGTCGCCATTCTCGCATGGGCGGCGAACCGTCCCGAGGTCTTCCCCGAACTCGTCGAGTCCATGGCGGTCGCGGGATCCGACGGCACCCTGCGCAAGCGTTTTCGCGGAACGCCGCTCGACGGCCGCGTACGCGCCAAGACCGGCTACGTCGGCGGCGTCATCTGTCTCGCCGGCTACGCGTGGAGCCCGCGCGGCGAACCCTTCGCCTTCGCGATGATGGTCAACAACCCTGGTCCCGGCTCGTCGGTCGGCGGCGTGCGCAACGCCATCGACCGCATCCTCGTGCTGCTGCTGTCCTAGCGCTGATCCTCGCGGGTCGTGCGGCAGAGCCGCCCTCGGCTGCGCGGTTCAACGCGACCGATCCACACGCAAGTTCGCGTGGACGATCGTTCCAGCTCGCGGAACACCCGTGCCCTCGATCACCCGCGCGACTCCCGCGAACCGCAACTCCCGGCGCACCTCGTCATCCGCGTTCGCGGGCAAGAGCGCGTCCACCGGACCGCGCGGCCAAAGCCCCGTCAGCAGACGCACGCGGCGCAGCTCGTCTTCACTCGGCAAAGCCGGGAGCACGAGGCGAATTCGCGTGAAGTGATACGCGATGATCGGCGCGGACTGAGGATTGAAGACGTGCGGCCCCGTCACCAGCCACACCGCCGCGCCCGCGATGCGAAAGTTCTCGACCACGTCCAGCAGATCGTGCCAGCGCGTGGGGGCATGCCCCGAAAAAACGACGAGACCCGGCTTCGCCTGCGCGAGATCCTCGGCGAGGTGGATCGCGTGTTCGCGCAAAGGCTCGGCATCAGGGGCGACCTCGCCCCACGGCGTGCCGTCTTCGCCGGGACGCACGACGCGCCACTCGATGGTGCGGGCCTCGGCCCCGAGCGCAAGACGCATGCGCGCGCGCACCCGGTGGACCCACGTCGCGGCGGGGACATTCAATGGCGATCCGGCGGCTTGACCGGCAAGGCGAGGTACTTGGCGAGTTTCTCGAAGAGCCGTTCGGCTCCGGCGCCGTCGATGAACCGCGTCCCGAGCTGCGTCATGCGGTCGCGGGCGCGCGTGCTCGTCAGCAACAGGTCGAGGCGCGATGCCGTTTCGCCGTCGGGCGAGGCCCAACCGCAGCCCAGCTCGGCCATGGCGCGCAGGTGGGGATCGTCGCTCGGGTACAGTGCGGGCACGCCTCGGCACGCGAGTTCAAGCGCGGTCCAGCGCGCGGCGCACACGGCGACCTGCGCGCCGGTGATCGCGCCGATGACCCCCGCTTCGCCGGTGAGCACCCGCGCGGGACGTCCGGTGCGCGCGAGCGCCTCGGCCACGCCTCGGGCATCGACACCGGGAGCGGCGACGGTGTCGATCTCGAAGGCCGATTTCGCGCCCGCCACGAGCGATGCGAGTCGCTCCCACGCGGCAATGTCGGCGTATGCACCGGCGGCGACCAACAGACGCGGCGGCGCGCCCTCGGGCGGCGGGTCGGGCGTCATCGCCCGCGCAATGTCGGCGCGGATCGGCGCGAAGCGCGCTCCCAACACCAGCCGCGCCTCGGCGGTCGCCACCGCCCCGGCGAGCGGCGCGTCAGCGTTGGGATTCACGAACGCGGTGGCGGCGACGTAGGCCGGGTTGCGGTCGGCGATCACCGCGAACGGCATGCGATCGAGCACGTGGCGCAGCCGCGCGAAATCGACCGTGCCAAACTCCGCGTCGTCCACGATCACGGCATCCTCGCCGCGCGCGAGAGCCGCGAGTTCGTCCACCGCCTCGACACCGGTCGCCTCCGAAGCGGACACCGGGAAATCGATGTCCGATGCGCCCTCGGGGAGCGAACCCGCGACGACGAAGCGCGATTCGACACCCATTGCCCGGGCGGCCTCGGCGAGCGGCACGCTTCGCCACCATCGCCGCAGGCTCGAATTCGGCCCGGCGCTGACACGAAAAATGATCACGAGAAAACTGCCCCTCGGAACGGCGTGAACGCGAGCCTTGACATTAAACATGCACTGAACGACACGAGCAAGGTACGAATCGCCGCGCCGCGCGGGCCCGGCGGGGGAGAGATGAAAATGCAAAAAGGAATGAAAATCGGCGCCGTCATTCAGGCGCGCGTGGGTTCGTCGCGTTTTCCGCGAAAGGTCTTCGCCGACATTTGCGGCCGTCCCCTGCTCGGCCACATTCTCGATCGCCTGAAGCGCTGTACGACATTGGACCGCATCGTCATCGCCACATCCACGCAGCCCGGCGACGCCGAGCTGCTCGATTTCGCCAAAGCCGAGGGCGTGGAGTCCTTCGCGGGCGACGAAAACGACGTGCAGAAGCGCTACATCGACGCTGCCCAGAAGTTCGGCCTCGACATCGTCGTGCGCATCTGCGGCGACTCGCCCTTCATCGATCCGAAGATGACCGACCGCCTCGTGACCGAGCTGGTCGCCGCGAACGCGGACTACGCCGAGCCCGATCCCGAGATCCCCGGTGCGTACGAGGGCGCGGAGGCCGTGACGCTTGCAGCCCTCCTTCGCGCGCGCGAACTCGGCGACAACGGCCCCGACCGCGAGCACGTGACGTGGTACATCCGGCGGCACGAAGCCGAGTTCAAGGTGATCCACCCCAAACCAGACCCCGCGACGCACGGCAAATGGCGGCTTTCCATCGACACCCGCGCCGACCTGGATTTCGTGCGCTCGGTGTTCGGCACGCTCTACAAGCCCGGTGACGTGTTCGACGCCGCCGCGCTCGCCGCGCTTCTGCGCGAGCAGCCGGTCTTGGCCCTCCTCAATGCGCACGTGCGTCAGAAGCCCGCCGACCTGACCAGCCCGCACGTCGGCCTCTACGTCGAGACCGATCACGACATCTCGGCGGCGGTGTCGCTCGCACGGCGGCTGAACGAGTGGCACCACTGCGGGGTGCGTTTCCTGGGTCCCTTCGACGAATCGAAGCGCGTCTCGTTCGCGGCGATGGGCTACGGCGCCCAGCGCCTCGCGTCGCTCGCCGACGAAGCGGCGCTGGCGGGCGCGATCGAGCACGGCCGACTCGCGGCGATCGTCGCCCCGGCCCGCGTGCTGGAGCGCGCGACGCGCCACGACTGGCCGCTGCCCATGCTCTCCACGCTGGCGACGCCGGAGCAGATCGCCTCGGCGGCGCGCAGCCATTAGCGCGATGACGGGCGCGGCGCTCCTCGATGCATCGACCGATGACCGGCGCATCGCGCTCGCGGTGTTCGCCACGGCGTGGGTCTCCTACGCCTACTTCCAGCACGGCGGCAACTGGGGCGGCAACGCGCTGTGGGACCTCGTGCGCGCCGTGGTCGAACGCGGCACGATCCGCATCGACGACTTCGTCGCCAACACCGGCGACTGGTCGAGCTTCGGCGGGCATTTCTACGCCGCCAAGAACCCCGGCGCGGGGCTCATCGCCGTGCCCGTGTACGCGCTCTATCGCCTGATCGTCCCCGGCGCGTTCGCGACCTTCGCGTCGGGGCTCGCGGCGGTCCATCTCGTCACCGCGTTCT
Proteins encoded in this window:
- a CDS encoding glycosyltransferase family protein produces the protein MQKGMKIGAVIQARVGSSRFPRKVFADICGRPLLGHILDRLKRCTTLDRIVIATSTQPGDAELLDFAKAEGVESFAGDENDVQKRYIDAAQKFGLDIVVRICGDSPFIDPKMTDRLVTELVAANADYAEPDPEIPGAYEGAEAVTLAALLRARELGDNGPDREHVTWYIRRHEAEFKVIHPKPDPATHGKWRLSIDTRADLDFVRSVFGTLYKPGDVFDAAALAALLREQPVLALLNAHVRQKPADLTSPHVGLYVETDHDISAAVSLARRLNEWHHCGVRFLGPFDESKRVSFAAMGYGAQRLASLADEAALAGAIEHGRLAAIVAPARVLERATRHDWPLPMLSTLATPEQIASAARSH
- the dacB gene encoding D-alanyl-D-alanine carboxypeptidase/D-alanyl-D-alanine-endopeptidase gives rise to the protein MRNFSPRRWCAAVMIVLVFASLAAAAKPKAKAKAKPADKGPAAASATTVEGVLGSAELAGAKVGIVVQSLADGRVLLSKNPDQPLIPASTNKVVTGAAALDVLGPKYQFKTEIYIDGKMSADGTVNGNIYVKGTGDPSTTIEETWLIAHRVWGHGVRAVTGDVIADDSRFSPERWYGRDVWNYASPASYTQPMGALAFNYNTVQAHVAPASDEGAKAHVTLEPDNSYYQLDNQVTTCAKCKSVLSMRVEGRTATVTGQIAAGAEPWTTFQPVGEPAEFAAAAFKSLIEKEGVKVAGAARRGEVPAGARVLFRHESRDLSLIVRYMMRWSNNFAAEQLFKAVGAHASGAQGSRETGAAAVEEFMTRNGLWREGVVIADGSGLSKLNRQTPSSLVAILAWAANRPEVFPELVESMAVAGSDGTLRKRFRGTPLDGRVRAKTGYVGGVICLAGYAWSPRGEPFAFAMMVNNPGPGSSVGGVRNAIDRILVLLLS